The uncultured Campylobacter sp. sequence TTAAATTTTTATTATTTCGCTTGTTCGTAGTATAGATCCCAGTTTTTGCTTCTTTTGTAAAGCACTTCGGTCTTTTTGCTTTTACCGTATTTTAGATTTGACGCCGCTGCCGTCGCTACTCCGGCCGTAGCCGCTACCGCGCCGACTAGCCCCGCCTTTTTTAAAAATTCTCGCCTATTTTTTTGCATTTTCTTCCTCCATAGCTTTTAGCTTTCTTACTCGGTTTTTTTGT is a genomic window containing:
- a CDS encoding twin-arginine translocation signal domain-containing protein, whose translation is MQKNRREFLKKAGLVGAVAATAGVATAAASNLKYGKSKKTEVLYKRSKNWDLYYEQAK